DNA sequence from the Dreissena polymorpha isolate Duluth1 chromosome 3, UMN_Dpol_1.0, whole genome shotgun sequence genome:
TTTTGCCAGTAACTGACTGTCTTCTAGCAAAGGTATGGGGTATTTCCGGTGTATGAGTTTCTTGACGAATCCCCACACAGGTTATGTATGTTGCCGGACCGGGAATCGGGAATCGGAACTGCGATCCTCCGATTTGTAGACCAGCGCTTTTCCAAATGAGCTGACCGGCCCGTTGATAAATACCTGTAGAATAACATGCTTAATTGCTCTGAATAGTTGACATGAATAGTAAGCCTGAGATTGaatatgtattttctttttattgtttcacttttattataattatattatcgcTTTCAGCCGTAGTAAAAAATTGCCTGTATTAAATGTACGTGTACAAAGAATTTCGTAATTttgcaaaatgtcataaaatgtttttactaacacaattttaatattttgaatggTCCTAAATAACTATAATAGCAAGTAAAAAAAGCTGTATGAAAAAGTCTGCCTTCACCTGTATTCAAACCCGTTATTTTAATGAGCAAATGCTAACACTATATGACTACACAACAGAAGCGTTTGCATATAAATTGcgttatataatgtttaatgttgtATTAACTAGACAAGTCTTTTGCCAATTACCTATGACATCTATGAAAAGCGTTaccaacgctttataatttaactGCATTGGGTTGATGTTAACCCATTATAAATTAATCGATATGTTTAACATTTCTATAACTAAGGAGCGTTAATTTCCCTCTTGCAAAAGAGGGAATAATTTCCTtcaagtatacaaaatataatcGGTAAATCGATTTACTTCATTTCTCACGTTGTCGCCGTGGTGATACTGATATATATCAGGGAATTTACTCATTAaactgatgttttttttatataaaggacCTGAAAGCCATTGATGCGATGCATCAAAAGAGCGATATTTAAAGCTTATATTGATACACAAGGAAAAATATTAAGCTTTATCATGTCCCATCAATTCAACACGTACTGCTTTACTCGATTAACGACAACGAAATTATTAATGGCCCGAGAGAAAGGCAATTAACCGGAGACagttatataatatgtttatgatGGACTTGTAAAAGGCAAATACTGACAGTTTCAtgaaataattacaaataatataCTAGGACGCCACCGTTTTGTTTTTTCATTAGGAGTATGTTGTGGACATCAAATACTGTAGGATCATTCGTTTAAGAGGGCAGTCTTATGTTAGTATAATCTTGTATAAAGGAATTAAATTTCAGCTCAAACGGCATTCAACGCTACAATTATATATGCAACTTAATTAGAAAACCATGTGCGCCGCTGGTGAGTTTTGGGATTGCAGAAACAAATTGATGTCGACCATAAGTACTAGATAAAAGACAAATATTGAAAACAGTAATACATAATAACTACTTCTACCAGAGGCAAAATCAAAGTCTCAGTCCATATATAGTATTGTTCAACTCATTTAAAATGCAAAATCaactaaacattatatttaatcaATGTTTACTTATGTGTTTACTAACATGATGCCATCTTTATTAAGATtacaattttcagaaaataatgtttatgcaatGAAATTATTTCAAAGTTGATTTTACcgtattataaatgtattttcctGAATATCTTGACATTAACGTCACGTGCTTTTTAGCAttcctgggcccgtattcaccaaccaagtcttagacttaagaataaagacaAGACTTTGAAGCGAGTAAAATGCATTCAGTGTTGGAATATATACAGGCTACCACTGGTGCTTatgtcattgataaaatgttctaCATGATGAATAATGGAGATAGACGTGATTAATATCAAGTTTGACTCAGCATTCATGCAATTAATGAATATATCAATTTTAAGAATATTCTCTATGTTTAGACTTCattctaagaattgtttggtgaaaacGGGCCCTGAACACAACTTGCTCGTGGTGAGCTGTTTGGGGGAATGCCTTATGTCCGTCGTTCCTCGTGAGTTTTGCGTCAGGCGTCAATATTTACCTGGTTAATACTATAGataccatttattaatttattgcacAATATTCATAACACTTTGTCTGAAAGTCTGTCGTAATGAAATCTTTGCCGATttcaaaactgggtcacgtgagttaaaatacaaaaatgtactagcttaaattacataaaaaaagctttttaacacACTAGAGTTTACATTACTTTCCAATCTATGtgatacatttattacaatatggttcgtttaaaaacattgccaccaagTCCAATCCTCAATTATCTTGGTTGGAACATTTGTTGAATTATATCTCGACCGAGTTAAAAAAAATGGATCTGGTCCGTTGAAATACATTGCCGCAAAAGAGCGGGTAGTTTTCCATCTAcggctatagtaaagtcttgttatTTGCCACAtatattgttcaatcttcatgaaacttgttaagaACGTATGTCCTTATGATATCTGGCTGAGTTTGAAACACGGTCACCAGTTCGGAttgttaaaaagcttttttttaactCTATCAGTTACAGTTACAGTTATTAATTTGATTTATCAGCcgagtttgaaaataaaatgtgcgtggaaataaaatatttatgttgcaTTAGCTAATTGTATTATTCTGAACTCCGATAtatcagaatagtttagttccttcgaGTTTCAGCTGAGCGCCTAATGGTTTATGGTCCTCTTGTTAAGCTTTTAACATGTCCAGATCACGTTTCTCAATTTAAATTACCTCCAAGTTATTTtgtatcaaacacatttttatattcacAGGTAGAATTCAATTCATCGCTCCGGACTTTGAATCTGTCACAGTTCCGACAATGAGGCGCTGATTCGTTTGTGTTTTGTACAAGACCCACTTGACACCGGTGAGATGCAATTAAACATGacagaaaatattaatttatgttgcaACGCCATTGTTCCCACCGATCTAGCTCTCTCGATTGACGGAATCGATAGCACAGTGTGAACTACTTCCGGAAATTGTCCGACGCTCAAATCTAGCATGCCCacaatgaacacaatttattGATTATCAGGAATAGGTGGATCACTCGGCATTATTGACGAACTCATCGAGAAAATGGTGGACAAAATAAGTCAACGTGCAGACAGGAATCTACCTAAGAATGAAGGTAAATACTAGTTATAcatttgtatgttgttgttgGTTTGTTCTTCTGAAAATCAAGAAGTGCTTGCTTTGCAGTTTGCATTGATACACGCAATAGGGATAGCGATTAATCGCTAGGTGTTCATACACTATTGACAACAAAAAATCACATTTGTTTAGTTTTATTCGCCTTGTTATGAATTGAATTTTGTAACAGTATCGAATCATGTTCATAGTATTTTTTGCATgcaaattatacatgtaattattcgTGTAATATGCAAGAAATTCACTCGTGTTCCATTCTGTTAATTTTTAATACAGAACGAATCTTGattgttcaaaatatttaattacgACAATACGGCTGCATTCCATTTCAGTTGTTTCAAATGACATGAACATTGTGAAAGCATTAAGCGATTGTGCTAGTCTCCGTCAGTCTATCTATGTGCGTATTTCTAAGTGTGTAAGGTCCTTTTGCGTCTGTGGCTGCATTATGTGAAAACCTATCTTGTCTCAGCACTTCTACTTTCATAATATACTTGACTCACGAACGTTGAGGCGATTTGGAATTAACACTGCACTTAGACCTATGTTTGCAAGACGCGGCTCAAACTTCATATTGCATATTTCAATTAGTTAAACCGATAGCTAAAGTATTCTTCCTATACTCTGGTACGACATATCACATAGCGTGCATCACATTCTGAGTGTAACCTGGTGTacaatgttttattgtttctAAGCTAATACTTTATTCTTGAATACCATTTCACATGAATAATAACTTTTATTGATCAAGCCGTCTATACATTTGTTAGTGTTATAGATGATTAGAGTAACACCGGATGCTGAAATAACGTGTTTTAAATGAGCATATTGGGAAGATCATGTAAAGATGTCCCTCCTTAATAGCACTCTAAAGAATTTGAAATTCTTCAGTAAAAACGATGTGAAACTAACTGTGTGCTATAAATTAaactcgctctgagaaaacgagggaaatgcatgtttatacagtgtcgtcccagttaagcatgtgcagtctgcaaagcctAAGCAGGGAATACACTTCGCGACTTGatgaaatttttcgtttttaACGAAAATCCAATTTACGCGGAAAAAGTCTTCCCTGATtggcgtgtgcggactgcacatgcaaaccttgggcgacacttaacgcacatgcattaaaccaagttTTCCTAGAACACGACTAATTATTGTAATAAGTAGTTAACCAATGTGCATGCACACTTTATTTTCTAGGGTTTTCAAGCACAAATGACGCAAACGGCAACGGCGTAGACATTGCAAACTGGATATCAGTGAGGACTGAGTATCCCGGACGTCACGTGGTCACTGCGCTGCGTGTAGTTGCAGCGTCTATTGGCGTCCTGGTTGTGTGTAAATCAACTTTATGTGACAGAGGTTTGGAGCATATGTACAGGATATGCCTGAACTCGCGGTTGTTTCAATCCGTGTACTTTGAAACTATCTTTTCCACCCTCTGTTACGCTATAATCATTCCAATCTGTCCATGGCTCGTCGACAAACTAAGATGTATGGACAAATTTAAGATCAATCCTTCAGTGAAGTACGAATCGGTTACTGTAGCAAACATTGTTCGTGAAGCATTGTTTTACACCATACCTCTAATGCTACTAGATACATTTATGGTTAAGAAATATGAAGGTGTTGGTATAGACCCAATGATATGGCACGAGAAAAGACAATCCGCAATTCAAACAACGAGGGCCTTGCCTGAGTCTGCCCCGTCCACTTTTGATCTCATATGGAAATTAGTCGCAAGCATAATTGTGTATGATGCCATATTCTTTTTGGTTCACTTGCTACTCCATAAGAACCGTGTTCTGTACAAATACGTACATAAACACCATCACGACCATGGTATACTTCACGCACATGTTACGAACCAACTGACTGTAGTAGAGAGAATTACTTTAGTTCTCTCGGCAAATTTTTCTTTGAAGATATTTTACAGCCATCCTCTTACAAGAACTGCGTTTATACCTGTATTTATATGGATGCTGGTAGAAAACCATTCAGGATACGAATTGCCTTTCAGCTTACATCGGCTTCTACCGTTCGGATTGACAGGTGGCCCAGTTAAACACTTCGAGCATCACGTAAACGGCCAGCGATGTTATCAGCCATTTTTTACTTACTTGGACACGCTACTCAATCACATTTCGCGTATAAACTTGAAAATGCGTTAACATGAAATaatacaacttttattttatatggTCTCATAAATATCCATATGTAATGTAAAAACTTATGAAATTGTGTTTTAGAAATATGGATATTCACGCACTACTTTATCGAACTCCGGACTCATATTTGAGCTTTGACTTACAAAAAACTTACTTAGAGGAGAAAAACAGTcttatttaacttaaataatataCTAGCAAATGACAATGCTttgcttgttatatatatactGTGTTTTGTATACAGTGGAACTTACGCGAGCGTTACTTTGATTAGGAAAAAGCATTGTTATGCTCATATATGGATGATTTTATGTATGTTTCTTCCTTTTGTAACATATTACAAATAAAGGCTATATGTACAAACAAACCATCTAAATTGTTTTAAGGACATAGACACATAAGAAATATGTCTCAATTCCATATTCgtccagcgtagctccagcccagcctgcgcatccgagcagtctggtcaggagcttccctgtccgctaatgagacgaCGAAACCCTGCGTGAACTTATAATTGGATGGTTCTAGATTGCGTAAATTCGCAGGCTAGTCTGGAGTTATGCTAGCCTCATAGCTTAAGTTTCATTTTCTCATGACCGGACTCATACATTTTCGTTGATTGGAAGTGCACGTTCATCCCTTAGCTATTTGTACATATAGCTAGGAATATTTCCATGTTTTTGTATACGTAACGTGGATGAAATAAAAagaattgtattttatttcagtcaatatataattgtgTTTCCAGTAATAAATAATGTAcctatattatcaaaataatcttAAGTTATGGTAATAGAtctgttaagtgtttttatagaATAACTATTATTGTAAGTAGATATAATTTAATTATCGTCCAATTTACAAAGTACTACAGtcttattattcaataaaactcAGAAGTCCATGCTTAGTCGATGGAATTGTATTAAATTGCTAATTGATATCTCACAAAGCAAGAAAAGGgtgaacatttattatttttaatttcaaatatatgaAATGATTCTTTGCATCGTTGTCACGAATAATATATTGATCGAAACGTTATCGttagtaaaatatataaaaaaggaaTAGTTTGCTGTTGTACATTCATTGTAACTAATGGCCTGTGTTAAAtacttacaatttaaaataagtGCAATAATTATATCCTGCACCATCTAACTCGATCATCTCCATGTCAAGATGAGTTTGAAATGGTTTAACGTAACAGTGCGCGAACTCAGTTCATTATGCAGGGGCGTAGCttagtcataatacaattttaggGCAAATTATTTTGTTGTCCCTGGACATTCCCAGAGACTCTGTTTTTGGACATATAGTGTCTTAGATGCATTTTGTTGTCTATTTACCAGAAATTTTTAATAAATCTCCTATCGAAATGTAGAGCGCATTTTGTTCAGTTTTGCATTATATTCAACTTGTTAAATGAACGAACAAAATTGTGAATTATCCAGCACTCACATGGTCCACAACTTTAAAACAATCTCTTGAAAACGGTCATTTCAGGTCCTTCTTAATAGTAAAGGGCCGTTTTGATATCACataccaattttatttaaatcacaAACAAATATAAAGCTTTTTTGCGGAGCTTAATTTCAATATCATAATGATGAATCTTGTAACGTACAAACACGACTAATCagtcataatttatatttaaagaagTAATATGCATGCTCTTGCTATATGTCGCAAAAACAGATGACATTTAAATGATGTTTATGCATATGTTTACTTTAGCCATGGCTATCAAATTAATAATAGTCATTgtcaaatgcaaataaatgttgcTAAAATAGCGACAACTTATTTCAAATGTCATCACAGAGTCTTACATACAGTAATGTGTTACGCTTAAAGTTATTTACCACGTAAATACATGTGGGCTCGTGTTCTTATACTACAGCTTTCAACATTCTCATCATTTAAATAATAGTTAACATttcatgtgtttaagtttcgaaaaaaacAGTCGGCCAAAATCAAATCTTTACCAAACCCCCTTctgattttattgcattttatctTTTTGCTTAAtttctattaaaaatatatacagagTATTCTGCAAACGTATGTAAAAGTCACCAACTTTCTGTCCAAAGCTGTTACAATGATCAACTTTCTGTCCAAAGCTGTTACAATGATGTTTGTCttgaaattatataataataacaatgacgGTGGTGgatatgctgctgctgctgctgctgctgctgatgatgatgatgatgatgatgatgatgattaaaggTCACTTTTTTACACCCctttttaaaattgaataaatacCAACGCTAAAAATGACcattttttatactttatttcatttttttttgaaCGAGTGATTTCAAAGTATATGTCGTTAACacattttgcaaaacaaaaacaatatataactcTATGCGTACTTTTGGCTCACAAGATCTTAAAAAGTGTGTTTATAGCTGGCGATTGCGATTCCGAAAGCCGCCTCAGAGCCGGCGAGCCCGACGAAAATCCAGCTATTAATGCTACTGGAAAACAAAGATACATGCTCCGAGCTTAATAAAATAACTAACAGCATAAGATCAAAGATCTAAAAGatctatttataaataaatgctgGTTAATaggaatataatataataactaaTAATACGATATAGATCAtctatatataattacataaataaatataatgaagaACTATTATGAAAATTCAAGTACTTAAAAAAGGGTAAGAAGCCGTTATATTGACCGGGCTACCGTCAGACGTCTGTTCACGGGCGCGATCCCACTACTGCTCGACACGGGAACTTTTGCCTTCTGTGTTTCCACCCTGGGCCGGTACGTTCCTGCTTAGTCATCATAACATACGCCCTATCGCTCTATTTACTGAATTCACTATGGGAAGCAACTCTGGGTGGATTTTCGAGATTGCATAAGGCACATATGGGTTACCGTCCTTCGGCAATAACGCGGACAAACGGTCTTTGAGTGCATATTACCGAGTGCCTGGCTTCTCTGGACGGTTTTGTCACGTGTCTCCGGAGGATGCTCTTCCATTGCATTTTTGAAACGAAGGTCCCACTGCTCAAATACATATTTAGATACTCATTTAGTTTGTACTTGTAAATTAACCAAAATATAGCTGGGATGAAACCTTGGCATTGATAATCAAGGTTTAGAAAACGCGTAAGTCTATTATGAACACGTGCTTGGCCAAGTATCTACAAGGAAGTCTGCATAACTGTCAAAAAATATAATCTTCATTGCGTCAACACCTGTTTCGAGCGAATCAACGCCTAACGCTGCGAGTGAGAAGTCAGTGCTGGTAGACAATTTCAATGACTGTATGTGCTTAACGCAAAACCTATGGGCTACCTCCagtcttttaaaggggccttttcacagattttggcatgttttgaagtttgtcattaaatgctatatattgataaatgtaaacattggatcttaaaagctccagtaaaaaatcaagaataaaatattaaataaaagaagGTTACCCTGAACAGGACTctaaccaatgacccctggattcctggactAAAAAGCCTAagccttagaccactcggccatccttatacaatgagagatgttttttatacttaatataagcgatcctcgtagtgtcacaaaatataacgacaacaacagaactctccaaatttttcaatcgtttcgcgttgcaacgctttataattttcaggtttttaaatcgtcaaaagatgcatataaaggctattttagagcatggtaaatgttcagtattatataaataaaactaagtatacattaattaaaaattcaaataattaaaaaagggTTGGGTGCCGTTATATTGGCCGAGCTACCGACAGACGTCTGTTCACGGGCGCGATCCCACTACTGCTCGACACGGGAACTTTTGCCTGCTGTGTTTCCACCCTGGGCCGGTACGTTCCTCCTTAGTCAACCTGGAGTCCCCGGGCTCCCCCGAGGGTCCCATATTGATGCCGAGCTTAGTGCGGACGCCCGATCGACACAGACGGACCTGACGGTAGGGCTCCCGGCCTCAAACCGTCCCCAGACCCCGGCCTCCAAGTAGCTGGATTACAGGAGCACGCCACAACTCCCGGCCGATAGACACTGTCTTTAATTGCAGTTTTAAATATACAGTcgtcattttttattattgtataacgTTTGTtccatgttttattaattttattaatctaTAAAAGCGTTAGCAAATATGctttatcaaatctataaatataaATAGCTCCTTTACTTATCGCACATTGAGACTACGTGGCAATACACGTCACTTGTGTATGTGCACAATCACAGATACGCTTGTTTGTCACTACAACTAGCCTACGGTCATTAAGTTTACATAAATTGAACGCCATTTAAAGACGTCTTGATTATTTCTACTGATGAACAATTCGCGTCGACTATTCTTATATATTTCAAACTTACATTGATAAAATGTGAGTATTGAATGCGATGGCATGTTAATAATAGACGACATATATACTTATTGaatgaataattatgtttatagtGTATTATAAAATGATCCCGAATAAAATATGCTCGACGAGGATGAGATTCGAACTCACGCGGGGAGACCCCAATGGATTAgcagtccatcgccttaaccactcggccacctcGTCCTACGCTTTATAGATCAAGTGGCGAAAAATTAATTCACGCATTTAATGTAATATTGACACAGAAAGATTTTAACTACCAACAATGTGTTTGCCACAAAGACAAGTATTCAATCACTGTTaactaaataattttattatCTTTTATGGACTGTATTGGTCCCAATGACTTATTCATGAAACATGAAGGACGACGCAGCCGGCTGTCTCGGCTTAACATTGAGTTATGTTCTATTTTGGTAATCATCACATTATCTTCGACTTCTGGTGAATAAAATGGTCATGCATAATCCTCATTCTTTTTATTTAAGTGTAAAgcgtttcatttaaatatattcagtATGGAGCCGTTGATATAAATATTGAAGTATTGCATCATGTTATATTACGTGGTGTAGAAACACGAATAATCagtcataatttatatttaaagaagTTTTATGTATACTCTTGCTCTATGTCGCAAAAACAGAtgacatttaaatgatattaatgCATATGTTTATTTAAGCAATGgctataaaataaacaatactcattgtcaattgcaaataaaatatttaatgttgctAAAATAGCGACAACTTTCCCAGTTTTTAAATAAGATTGAAAACATTTCATgtatttatgtttcgaa
Encoded proteins:
- the LOC127873529 gene encoding cholesterol 25-hydroxylase-like protein; translation: MVDKISQRADRNLPKNEGFSSTNDANGNGVDIANWISVRTEYPGRHVVTALRVVAASIGVLVVCKSTLCDRGLEHMYRICLNSRLFQSVYFETIFSTLCYAIIIPICPWLVDKLRCMDKFKINPSVKYESVTVANIVREALFYTIPLMLLDTFMVKKYEGVGIDPMIWHEKRQSAIQTTRALPESAPSTFDLIWKLVASIIVYDAIFFLVHLLLHKNRVLYKYVHKHHHDHGILHAHVTNQLTVVERITLVLSANFSLKIFYSHPLTRTAFIPVFIWMLVENHSGYELPFSLHRLLPFGLTGGPVKHFEHHVNGQRCYQPFFTYLDTLLNHISRINLKMR